The following nucleotide sequence is from Paenibacillus andongensis.
GTTATGAAGGAAGTCGTGGAGATGCTTTATTTGACCGAAGAGCCGCTTGTATTAAGCGGGGACAAATACGAGCGGTTGATCGGACCGGTACGAGCGACCGCCTTCGAAAAGGGAATCACGGCTACAGTTCACGCGTTGCAGAGAAGAAATGGTTCTTCTATTGCAGCTGACAGTAAGTAATCAATCACTAATAAATTTTTGGGGGAATAGTCCATGAACCATTTAATCATTTATACACATCCAAGAAAAAGCAGCTTCAATCACGCGATTCTGGACGCGGTGACGGAAAGTTACCTGCAAGTGGGGGATGGGGTTATCGTTCGGGATTTATACGGTATGGGTTTCCAACCGGCACTTGGCTCAAGTGAAATGCTCGGCGGGGTGGGAGAGGATATCGTCCGAGAGCAAGCCTATGTATCGTGGGCGGATCATGTTGTATTCATCTATCCGTTATGGTGGACGGGATTGCCTGCGATGCTGAAAGGGTATATTGATCGTGTATTTTCGTACGGATTCGCCTACAAATATGACAATGGAGTTCAATCCGGGTTGCTAGCGGGCAAAAAGGCGACGCTCATCCATACGCAGGATAAGTCCCAAGAAGCATATGAAGCAAGCGGCGTGGGGAATGCGCTTCGTCTTACGATAGATGAAGGGATACTCGCGTATTGCGGCTTCGAAGTGTTTCGTCATCTCGTATTCGACTCGATGCATGCTTCGACCACCGAGGATAGGAAGGCTTGGCTCGCTCAGCTTTCGGAAATGATGCGCGAGCCTTCGGAAACGAAAGAAAAGCCGTATACGAACTTTATTTAATTGAATGTAAGTAATCAATCAATAACGAAAAAGAGGATTGATGTATGATGAATTCCAAAGCTCAACAAATGTCAGTGGCAAAGAATATTAATTAATAAGGAGATGAAAGAGTTGAAAAGATCGTTTAAGTTAACCGCATTTATGATAAGTTTTCTTCTATTGCTTTCAATTTTGATTGGCGGGGTCATTTATAGAGCAACTACGGCAAATAGTCCTTTTGATGAAGCAAATCAGACCAACATCGATGTCGACCGCAACGCCCAGGTTATTGTCGACATTTCCATCGTCATCAACGCTCCGCTGCAGACCGTATGGCGATTACAGACCGGGATCGACCAGTGGCCCACCTGGCAGAAAGACATCACTCAAGCGCAGCTGTCCGGTCCGATCGCAGCTGGCAGCTCCTTTAACTGGGAGACCCACGGGCTACCCGTCATCTCCACCATCCGCGAGGTTGACCCTATGCGACGCATAGTCTGGGGCGGCCCAGCACTCGGCATCGACGGCGTCCACGTGTGGACATTCACAACGACCCCCAACGGAGTCGTCGTGCACACCACCGAGTCCTGGGACGGCCCGCCTGTGGCAGCCGACCCCGACGGCATGCGTGCGGCACTCACGTCTTCGCTCACTGCTTGGCTCGCTGCCCTCAAGACAACTGCTGAGGCAGC
It contains:
- a CDS encoding NAD(P)H-dependent oxidoreductase, translating into MNHLIIYTHPRKSSFNHAILDAVTESYLQVGDGVIVRDLYGMGFQPALGSSEMLGGVGEDIVREQAYVSWADHVVFIYPLWWTGLPAMLKGYIDRVFSYGFAYKYDNGVQSGLLAGKKATLIHTQDKSQEAYEASGVGNALRLTIDEGILAYCGFEVFRHLVFDSMHASTTEDRKAWLAQLSEMMREPSETKEKPYTNFI
- a CDS encoding SRPBCC family protein, translating into MKRSFKLTAFMISFLLLLSILIGGVIYRATTANSPFDEANQTNIDVDRNAQVIVDISIVINAPLQTVWRLQTGIDQWPTWQKDITQAQLSGPIAAGSSFNWETHGLPVISTIREVDPMRRIVWGGPALGIDGVHVWTFTTTPNGVVVHTTESWDGPPVAADPDGMRAALTSSLTAWLAALKTTAEAAH